The Pseudomonadales bacterium genomic sequence TACCAAGAAGACCTACGGCATGCGAATACCGATTCAGATTCTGAAGTTTTGCTTAATATTTTCGCTCATGAGCTGCAGCGACTGGGTAAATTAAGACCCGATCCTAGCGATATTTTTACCGCGATTAAAGCCGTTCACAGCCGTATTCGCGGTGGTTATGCCGTGATTGCGATGATTGCTAATTATGGTTTGGTTGCATTTAGAGATCCGAATGGCATTCGGCCTATAGTCTATGGCCAACGCCATGCTGCAAATGGTGAGCTTGAATATATGGTGGCATCCGAGAGTGTGGCATTAGATGTTTTAGGTTTTGACTTAATCCGTGATATTGCTCCCGGCGAAGCCTTATTTGTTGGCCTTGATGGCACGCTGCACTTGGAGCAATGTGCTGAACATACGCGCTCGGTGCCCTGTATTTTTGAGCATGTTTATTTTGCCCGCCCAGACTCGATTATTGACAATATTTCTGTGTATAAAACGCGCATGCGTATGGGTGAATACCTAGCGAAGAAAATCTTGTCGCAACGACCTGAGCATGATATCGATGTGGTGATTCCAATCCCCGATACTTCGAGGGTTTCGGCTCAATCATTGGCCTATCAGTTGGGGGTTAAGTTTCGCGAAGGGCTGATGAAAAATCGTTATATTGGTAGGACCTTTATTATGCCTGGACAAACACAGCGGAAGAAATCGGTACGGCAAAAACTAAATACGATTGAATTAGAATTTAAAGGTAAAAACGTGCTGCTGGTTGATGATTCAATTGTTCGGGGTACAACGTGTAAGCAAATCATCGAAATGGCTAGGGATGCCGGCGCAAATAAGGTGTATTTTGCATCTGCTGCCCCTGCGGTGAAATATCCCAATGTTTACGGTATCGATATGCCGGTTGCAGCAGAGCTGATTGCGCATGGTCGCAGCGACGACGAAGTATGTCAGCTGATTGGAGCCGACTGGCTTATTTATCAAGATTTAGAGGCCTTAGTTGCCAGCTGCAGAGAGGGTAACGAGCGGATTACCGAGTTTGAATGCTCTGTGTTTAATGGCGAGTATGTTACCGGAGACGTGACCGACACTTACCTTAAAGATATTGAAGAGACTCGTAATGATGCCTCCAAAGCAAAGGTGCAGGCAAAACTGGATACGGCAGACGGCTCATTTGTGGGCTTATATAACGATATCTCGTAATTGTTTGATCGGTTAGGCGACTGTGATTGCTTAACCGTATAACTGAAAGCTTAACGACTTACTGTGCCTGCTGTAAGCAAATATAAGAGTACAATCATGGATTCGCTAGATCACCAACGACAAGCTATTTTGCAGCAAGCTGAGCTTGAAACCTTGGCAGTTCGCTCAGGCCATATGCGCTCGCCAGAAGGTGAACACAGTGAGCCAATTTTCGCCACCTCGAGTTATGTGTTTAACTCTGCATCTGCAGCAGCAGCGCGTTTCTCTGGTGAATCACCGGGTAATGTATATTCTCGTTATACTAACCCAACGGTTCGTGCATTTGAGCAACGTCTTGCCGCGATGGAAGGTGGTGAGCAGGCTGTGGCAACATCATCGGGTATGGCAGCTATTTTAAGTACCTGTCTTGCGTTGTTATCAAAAGGTGATCATGTCGTTTGTTCCCGCAGTGTCTTTGGCACCACTACCGTAGTTTTTAATAAGTACCTGGCGAAATTCGGTGTTGAGGTTAGCTTTGTTGCACCCACAGACTATGCTGCATGGCAGACAGCGATCACGGATAAAACGCGTTTACTGTTCTTGGAGTCACCCTCTAACCCCTTGTCTGAGGTGGTAGACATTGCCAAACTCGCGAGTATTAGCCAAGCTCACCAATGCTTACTGATTGTTGATAATTGCTTTTGCACACCAGCACTGCAGCAACCACTTGCACTGGGTGCAGATATCGTTATTCATTCAGCGACTAAATTTCTCGATGGTCAGGGGCGCTGCTTAGGTGGAGCGGTAGTCGGCCGTGCTGAACATATGGATGAAGTGCTGGCATTTATTCGATCTGCTGGTCCATCAATGAGCCCGTTTAATGCCTGGGTTTTTTTGAAAGGCTTAGAAACACTCTCGATCAGGATGCGTGCCCATTGCGATCAGGCAATGCAATTGGCCTTGTGGTTACAACAGCAAGACTGTGTGCAGCAGGTTTTTTATGCCGGTTTGCCAGAGCATCCGCAGCACCAACTTGCTGCCACGCAACAGAGCGGCTTTGGCGGTGTGCTAGCATTTACCGTTAAAGGTGGGCGAGAACAGGCCTGGCAGGTGATTGATGCGACACGCATATTGTCTATTACGGCTAACCTGGGTGATACCAAAACAACCATTGTGCATCCGGCAACGACTACACATGGGCGCCTCAGCGATGCAGAAAAGCAGGCAGCAGGCATTGGCGAGAATTTAATTCGTATTTCTGTAGGCTTAGAACATATCAACGATATTCAGTCGGACCTTAAGCGAGGCTTTGATTTACTGTGAATGCAAAACCTCCGATGCCAGACTTTCAGGCGACAATACAAAACTGCATAAGCCAGCTGTCTACCGTTATTCAAGGGAAAGACAGAGCGCTAAAACAAACACTCGCCTGTATTTTAGCTAACGGACATGTTTTGTTGGAAGATCTGCCGGGAACCGGGAAAACGTCTCTCGCTCAGGCTCTGGCACAGGTATTGGGATTAGATTATGCCAGGGTGCAATTTACCTCTGACTTATTACCGGCTGATGTCATTGGCACTACTATTTATGACCAGCAAGCGCAGCAGTTTCACTTCCAACGTGGCCCGATTTTTACGCAGCTACTATTGGCCGATGAAATTAACCGCAGCAGCGCAAAAACCCAGTCTGCTTTACTTGAAGCCATGGCAGAGAGGCAGGTTACTGTTGATGGGCAATCATATAGCCTGGCAAAACCTTTCTTTGTTATTGCGACCCAAAACCCACAATCACAATTTGGTACTTTCCCTTTACCTGAGTCTCAACTAGACCGCTTTATGATGTCTGTAAGCATCGGCTATCCTGATTATGATGCTGAACTATCTTTACTGCGGGGTGATAGCGGCAGAGAATTTTTAGCAGCTCTAAGCGCCATGCTTGATGCCTCAGGCATCGTTCAGGTCCAGCAACAGGTGAGCTCGATTCGTTGCTCTGACACCTTGCTTGCTTACATCATGCGTTTAGTCACTGCAACTCGAGAGCATAGCCAGCTGAGCTATGGTGTTTCGCCGCGAGCTGCACTCGCCTTAGTGCAAGCCTCAAAAGCATGGGCTTTTATTGATGGTCGTGATTTTGTCATACCTGAGGATATTCAAGCGCTTATTAAAAATGTATGGCAACACCGGCTATTGTATGCAGCGAGTACACAACAAGATGCGGTGGCCATCTTAGATGGCATCGTTGAAACGACTGCTGTGAATATTTAACCAATTAGATAGCTTGGAATATGTATAGTGCGCTTAAAGATAATCTGAAAAAGCGTATTGATCATCGCTATCAGGCTTGGTTGGTAAAGCGTATACCGTCTGAAAACACTATTACGCTGTCGCAACGCAAATTGTTTATTTTCCCAACTCGACAGGGGTTTTCTTTCGCGTTTATCATCCTACTTTTGTTAATTGCTGCGATCAATTATCAAAATAATTTGATCTATGCACTGACATTTTTCTTGGGCAGTCTATTCCACACGGCCATCTTATATACTTTTTATAACTTATCTAGACTGCAAATCAGAGGGCTTCGTGCGGAAGCGAATGTGGTTGGCAAACAACTTACTTTCGAGGTTGAGTTGACTGCAGCTCAAAAAAAATCCCACGCCAATATTATGCTGTTCTTTCATTCTGAGGGTCAGCCGCAATATGAAAGCCTTGTTGAACGATTAGAGCAGCAAAAACAGACCGTAAAGGTTTTTTGTCAAGCACGCCATCGAGGCTTATTGACGGCACCTAGACTATGTATACAGTCAACATTTCCCATGGGTCTTATTCGTTGTTGGACCTGGTTAGATTTAAATATGCAGGTTTGGGTATATCCAGAGCCGCTTCAATCATCGATGATTTACGATAGCAGTGACGCAGATAGTCAAGACGGTCGTGCTTTGGTGAAGCAGCCAGGGGATGAATTTAATGGTTTAAAAAATTATCACATTGGCCAATCCTTACAGCAAGCATATTGGCCGAGTGTGGCCAAAGGCTATCCGCTGCAACTGAAAGATTTTCAGCATGCTGCGGCAAAAGACCATTGTTTAAACTTTGACGATTACTTCTCTGGCGACGTTGAGCAGACTTTATCGAGACTGTGCTTTTGGGCGCAAGAATTAGAGCGTCGAGGTGAACCTTTTTCACTTAAATTACCCAATAACTTTGTGGCAATGAATTCAGGTAAACAGCATC encodes the following:
- the purF gene encoding amidophosphoribosyltransferase; the protein is MCGIAGIVSSQNVNQELYDGLTVLQHRGQDAAGMVTCELGRFHQRKGNGLVKDVFRTRHMQVLQGNMGIGHVRYPTAGSSSPALAQPFYVNSPYGISLAHNGNLTNTQQLAREIYQEDLRHANTDSDSEVLLNIFAHELQRLGKLRPDPSDIFTAIKAVHSRIRGGYAVIAMIANYGLVAFRDPNGIRPIVYGQRHAANGELEYMVASESVALDVLGFDLIRDIAPGEALFVGLDGTLHLEQCAEHTRSVPCIFEHVYFARPDSIIDNISVYKTRMRMGEYLAKKILSQRPEHDIDVVIPIPDTSRVSAQSLAYQLGVKFREGLMKNRYIGRTFIMPGQTQRKKSVRQKLNTIELEFKGKNVLLVDDSIVRGTTCKQIIEMARDAGANKVYFASAAPAVKYPNVYGIDMPVAAELIAHGRSDDEVCQLIGADWLIYQDLEALVASCREGNERITEFECSVFNGEYVTGDVTDTYLKDIEETRNDASKAKVQAKLDTADGSFVGLYNDIS
- a CDS encoding DUF58 domain-containing protein, whose translation is MYSALKDNLKKRIDHRYQAWLVKRIPSENTITLSQRKLFIFPTRQGFSFAFIILLLLIAAINYQNNLIYALTFFLGSLFHTAILYTFYNLSRLQIRGLRAEANVVGKQLTFEVELTAAQKKSHANIMLFFHSEGQPQYESLVERLEQQKQTVKVFCQARHRGLLTAPRLCIQSTFPMGLIRCWTWLDLNMQVWVYPEPLQSSMIYDSSDADSQDGRALVKQPGDEFNGLKNYHIGQSLQQAYWPSVAKGYPLQLKDFQHAAAKDHCLNFDDYFSGDVEQTLSRLCFWAQELERRGEPFSLKLPNNFVAMNSGKQHLQKVLESLAAY
- a CDS encoding O-succinylhomoserine sulfhydrylase; protein product: MDSLDHQRQAILQQAELETLAVRSGHMRSPEGEHSEPIFATSSYVFNSASAAAARFSGESPGNVYSRYTNPTVRAFEQRLAAMEGGEQAVATSSGMAAILSTCLALLSKGDHVVCSRSVFGTTTVVFNKYLAKFGVEVSFVAPTDYAAWQTAITDKTRLLFLESPSNPLSEVVDIAKLASISQAHQCLLIVDNCFCTPALQQPLALGADIVIHSATKFLDGQGRCLGGAVVGRAEHMDEVLAFIRSAGPSMSPFNAWVFLKGLETLSIRMRAHCDQAMQLALWLQQQDCVQQVFYAGLPEHPQHQLAATQQSGFGGVLAFTVKGGREQAWQVIDATRILSITANLGDTKTTIVHPATTTHGRLSDAEKQAAGIGENLIRISVGLEHINDIQSDLKRGFDLL
- a CDS encoding MoxR family ATPase, which produces MPDFQATIQNCISQLSTVIQGKDRALKQTLACILANGHVLLEDLPGTGKTSLAQALAQVLGLDYARVQFTSDLLPADVIGTTIYDQQAQQFHFQRGPIFTQLLLADEINRSSAKTQSALLEAMAERQVTVDGQSYSLAKPFFVIATQNPQSQFGTFPLPESQLDRFMMSVSIGYPDYDAELSLLRGDSGREFLAALSAMLDASGIVQVQQQVSSIRCSDTLLAYIMRLVTATREHSQLSYGVSPRAALALVQASKAWAFIDGRDFVIPEDIQALIKNVWQHRLLYAASTQQDAVAILDGIVETTAVNI